CTGGAGGATATTGAAATAGAGACGCGTCGGAATGCACCAGTTCGACATTGTCCCAGTTTTTTTTCTCGATGCGAAGTCTTGCCATTTCAAGCATGGCATCTGTAAGATCGACCCCTATGATCTTACCCTCCATTCCAACAGCTTCCTGAAACAGGGGGAAATTGATGCCGGCTCCACAGCCTATTTCCACAATTGTGCTGCCTTTATGGAGATCGAGTGCCTCAACAGCCTTTTTCCGGTAGGCGCTTTCCCTGAAACCGATAAGGTAATAGAGATTTGCCGTGAAGTTGTACCGTTTTGCCCTTTTCCGGTAGAGCGTTGTGATTTGCTCTTTATTTAGCATAACGATGACTTAAAGTTTAAAGTACTGACTGTATCGATTGTTGCCCGCGAGAACAGTATTAACAAGGAGTTACAATAAATTTAAGTGATTTATGTATGCTTTATCAGAGACAAATAGGGCAACTCTTTCGTTAGATGCAAACATTTTGATCTTTCCAAAATATCCTTTTAATCCACATAATTATTCTTAATATATTATGTATACCATTTCGAATCTGGTGCGGGTATCAGAATAATGCTGATATTTCTGTAGGTATAAATGTCTTTTTGTGTAAGAGTTTTTCTTACAGAATAGGGAGGTTATGGATCGGCATGGAGTACAATCAAAAAGTGTGTAAATAGATGAGTAGGCGGTGTATCCTTTTAAGGTTGAACTTGGAATCAACAAAAGAAAGGAGACACCACCATGAGAAAGGGTATCACCGAGGCAGTTCAGCCGTCAAGAGC
This sequence is a window from Nitrospirota bacterium. Protein-coding genes within it:
- a CDS encoding class I SAM-dependent methyltransferase; this encodes MLNKEQITTLYRKRAKRYNFTANLYYLIGFRESAYRKKAVEALDLHKGSTIVEIGCGAGINFPLFQEAVGMEGKIIGVDLTDAMLEMARLRIEKKNWDNVELVHSDASLFQYPPDINGIISTFAITLIPEFDTVIRNGCRSLREGGRWVILDLKKPSNWLAKLEPLYLFITRPFGVTKDISFRHPWESIEKYMEDTSFHELFWGFSYLSVGIKGSKSC